A window of Paenibacillus phoenicis genomic DNA:
GGTTCCCTTAGGGAGCTTTTTTTACATTATAGAATTTATAAATTTTGGGGTGGGAGCAGGTCTTCCGCCTGATTTCTGTTTTTGGTAAGGTTAGGATATGGAGACGAACATTTTGAAACGAATCTTCTTTGATGAGCGAGGGCACTGGGATCGGTTTGTGGCAAAACATGGTGGCAAGCTGCGTGCCAATGTGCGGAAGGAAGTAGAGAAGTTCCGTCGATGCGGGGATCCCAGAAACGGTTTTAAGCTGATGGTATGTGAAGGATGTCATGACCTATGGCTCGTTCCGTATCGTTGTAAAGGAAGATTCTGTACGACCTGTTCATGCGGAGAAACAGAGGAATGGGCACGTCTCCTGGAACAAGATGTATTCCAAGTCAACCACCGCCATGTCGTCTTCACGATCGACGAAGGATTACGGGAAATCTTTCTGCTCCATCGGGCAAAATTACTCAAAGAATTTATGGATGAAGCGGTACGCTTAGTCAAAGAACATTTTGAGAAGAAACATAAGGTAACTCCCGGAATCGTAGCCGGGTTGCATACGTTTGGGGCACGGCTTAACTTCAATCCTCATGTACATATGCTTGTAACGATGGGAGGAATGAAGAAGACCGGCGAGTGGAAAACATACGATTTTATTCCGTTCGAGATGCTGCGTAAGCAATGGCAGACGGTTGTTTTGAAGCTGATTCGTCGAAAGTTAAGTGAACAAGAGAAAAAGCAAGTGCAGTCCCGTTTGCAAAAAGCTTACTGCGAGAACGGAGAAGGCTTTTATGTGCATGCTCCGAAACAGAAAGGGAACGTCAAGCAGCAACTCGGGTATATCGGGCGATACATGAGAAGACCAGCGATAGCGGTTAGCCGGATCGAAGCGTATGACGGAGAAAAGGTGACATTTCGTTACCGGGATAAGAATGACGGGGAAGAGAAGACCGAGACGATTTC
This region includes:
- a CDS encoding IS91 family transposase yields the protein METNILKRIFFDERGHWDRFVAKHGGKLRANVRKEVEKFRRCGDPRNGFKLMVCEGCHDLWLVPYRCKGRFCTTCSCGETEEWARLLEQDVFQVNHRHVVFTIDEGLREIFLLHRAKLLKEFMDEAVRLVKEHFEKKHKVTPGIVAGLHTFGARLNFNPHVHMLVTMGGMKKTGEWKTYDFIPFEMLRKQWQTVVLKLIRRKLSEQEKKQVQSRLQKAYCENGEGFYVHAPKQKGNVKQQLGYIGRYMRRPAIAVSRIEAYDGEKVTFRYRDKNDGEEKTETISVEEFMGRLVRHIPDENFKTIRYYGVYSRRIKSLCKKLVSEWQKAARRWIVKAKRILKRRTWSERIKEQTGKPPCCPKCESYYEYKGEACLEDGKLKVKYAVCSTSKACLERMIRDVAGVKETKGSEEKEKAAKRAA